GCTTGTCCTCTACCTTATCTATGTTGTGAAGCTTTATACTCTCTCTAGTAAATCCTTTCTCGTCTCTCCCGCTCTCTAGAACGCTAAGGAAGTCTGCGAAATAGTATTCCACGTGGGCTAAGTTCATTTCGTCGAGAATTATAAAGTGAGGCATTGCATCTTTTCCATTTTCTTCGTAATCCTTAATTGCCCTTAGGATGAACTCAAGAAGTGGTGTTTTATGATATTCTTCTTTCATTGGATTGTAGAACCCGAGCAATGGTTTTGGATCTCTCCAGTCTGGACGAACTGAGAGAAATATGTGATATCTCTCCCCTTCTTCTGGATAAAGAAGATCAACGAACTTTAGAGCTAGCTTCGTTTTTCCAGTTCCTGTTAGTCCAGAAAGGATAACAAACCCCTTAGTCTTCAAGGCAACATAAAACTGTGCTATTAGATCTTTGGGGTATAGATAATTGAATTTCCTAAAGTAAAATTCTATAAGTGGCTGATTAATGATAGTATTGACAGTAATGTGGAAAGATTTGTTATCTTTATTGTTAATGTTGTTCGTAGATATCTTCTTTAGATAAAATGCTACTTCAAATGCTGTTTTTGCGTTGATATGATCTTTTACATAGTTAACAAGCTCTACAAACCTTAAATAATTGTGCACGTATTTTCTCCACTGATGTCCCCACAAGATTTCTATTCCTGTTAGTCTTTTAATCAAATCTTGAGAAACTGTTTTTTTATGAATGGGAATAAAATAATTAGGGTTTACGATAGACAGCCACGTGCTTATAATTGAAATTCCTACGTATATTTCAGGTATTGATACATTTTTGAGCTCTTGTAAGAGATCTTGATAGAGCTCATCTAGGCTTGTGAGTGACGCTCCAATTGTTAGTACCTTTCTGAAATTACTGTCTTCTAGGATCAATTTTATAGCTTTCATTTGTTCTGATTTTGAGTATTTTGGGTGTGTGTAGTATAGCATTTCCTTTATTTCTCTAGGAAGTCTATTTAGGATGTTTAGGATTTCCTCGGGGTTTACTCTGTTCTTGTCATAATTTTTCATTATAATGCTCGTTATTTCTTCGAATGTTGATAGAACTAGGTCTTCATACCTATGCCATTCTGGATAGTAATATTCCCTGGCATTCCTTAGTATTACTACAAAGTCTCTGATATCTCCTCCCATTCCAAATCCCCCCGAGGAATATACCTAATGTACCCAACCCCACTAATGGTAACATCCCCCAAAAGCTTGGATATTTCAAAATCCTCATATTTTACATCCTTTCCGACTTCAAAGAACATGTTCTTATTTCCCGGATACAAAACAACTGCAAACCTGCACTGGAGAGCATCTCTGTATGTGTGCATCTTGAGAATGTCCTCAAGTTTTGCCCATGTTTCCAAACTTTTGGGATTCTCACTTTCTTCGGCAAACTCTTCCATATTTATCTCTTCAACCTTGAACTTTGCATCAAATACTCCAATAATTTTGCTCTCCTTTTTTCCAGGATCTCCTGTAAACAGGGAAAAATCCGGTCTTAGGGAGACAGAATAGCTCCATTTTTTTGGCATTAACTTTTTGTTATAATAAAGCCTCCACCCATTCCCAAACTCTGCATATACATCTCCAGACTCTGAAATTTCTCCAGTTGGTTCAATTACGAGGTTAATCTCTTTCACATTTAATGCCTTTCCAATGTCATGTATCAACCGGAAAAATGCCCAGTACTCATAGAGTTTCGCAATGTCCTTGTTCTTGATAGCTCTATTTAGTTCCGAAAAGAAAGGAGAATATGCTGTGAATTCTTGCCAAAGCTCGAGTATTTCTCTGTATCCCTCCTTTTTTAGAATGACTTGTGATGAGTATGGAACAAGCGTTGTGTCCCCGACTTCTAGGAAGATATCATTAGAGAGATAAAAATCAAGAGTATCAAGGGCATTTGTAAGCTTCTCCTTTGCACTCTCATCCCTTATAACTTTTAGTGTCCTCTCCCCCCAA
This is a stretch of genomic DNA from Pyrococcus sp. ST04. It encodes these proteins:
- a CDS encoding McrB family protein encodes the protein MGGDIRDFVVILRNAREYYYPEWHRYEDLVLSTFEEITSIIMKNYDKNRVNPEEILNILNRLPREIKEMLYYTHPKYSKSEQMKAIKLILEDSNFRKVLTIGASLTSLDELYQDLLQELKNVSIPEIYVGISIISTWLSIVNPNYFIPIHKKTVSQDLIKRLTGIEILWGHQWRKYVHNYLRFVELVNYVKDHINAKTAFEVAFYLKKISTNNINNKDNKSFHITVNTIINQPLIEFYFRKFNYLYPKDLIAQFYVALKTKGFVILSGLTGTGKTKLALKFVDLLYPEEGERYHIFLSVRPDWRDPKPLLGFYNPMKEEYHKTPLLEFILRAIKDYEENGKDAMPHFIILDEMNLAHVEYYFADFLSVLESGRDEKGFTRESIKLHNIDKVEDKQGIPKEIKLPPNLYIIGTVNIDETTYMFSPKVLDRAFTIELRDVKLENYPPESISTTKGHITNLRAKILEDLRRGGKFTAIDKKEVLEALKLVKEKGYWKILLQLNKVLEPYDLHFGYRVVDEISLFFKNAIESREKGIINISEDEILDLAILMKVLPKFHGNRRRLEEPLKDLLNLCLKEKATIDELDFSKVKELLKNWEKKKEMFRFKHTAKKVLRMLRQLYEVGFTSFS
- a CDS encoding DUF2357 domain-containing protein — protein: MITEKVIIKPEPLRHDEKMYLLEFVEYKFISDERFSIIVNGEEIKAEKLNKDFIVTLKFKNYVGKATIEIVKNEKEKKIEVEVISKKIGKIYGIKENDIENLIRANEEFYRNLVEEITNYSLSLPFSISSPTTFPARSEGEEINELFAYHFLTNNLERISQAIEEIVKRPHKKLTEEVVGVYPWEISEVDEDVLLTISLNPLTRIGLDKVQSRENYETLDTPENRFIKHFLKELIYWGERTLKVIRDESAKEKLTNALDTLDFYLSNDIFLEVGDTTLVPYSSQVILKKEGYREILELWQEFTAYSPFFSELNRAIKNKDIAKLYEYWAFFRLIHDIGKALNVKEINLVIEPTGEISESGDVYAEFGNGWRLYYNKKLMPKKWSYSVSLRPDFSLFTGDPGKKESKIIGVFDAKFKVEEINMEEFAEESENPKSLETWAKLEDILKMHTYRDALQCRFAVVLYPGNKNMFFEVGKDVKYEDFEISKLLGDVTISGVGYIRYIPRGDLEWEEISETL